TAGAAtcaattattaattacattgtTAGTGGAAGGGTCGAAGGCATGCTAACAGATGGCATTGGAATTAAatggctttttttcccctctaaaACCCTGTATTTATCTTTCTGTATCCAATTCCCTGGTGGCGTATGGTCTATATTTTATCGTAAAGGATTGCCTGAGTCGAGTGTCAGCCACAGCACATGCATCACACTTGCCACCATCCATCTTTGATTGCATCCTGCCGTTACTGCTGCTCCAACCGcctactgttttttttattactcaCACAAAAGATTCAGGCTGGAAGTAGGGTACATAAAATAAGGGAGAGCAAGGAGTGTGTATTATACTAGAACAAATATGTGTCTTTAACACAGCATGAATTGGATTACGTTCTAAAAAATGCTGCTAATTCTACTTGAAGCTGCGTTCCTCACTCTCTATCAGGAGCATAGCCGTATAGCATTGACTGATTGATTTTCTGCAAGGTGTGCGATGGAAATGGCGTTGAGCGCTCGACAGCTTACACAATGAGGGAATATAGAGCAAGATGTATGTAGATTGGTGTAATTATTTGGCCATTGATCTTCTTATGGAAGAGGAAGTACTGATTTCTATATCGCATATAGATTCGGTAGAATGCTGTGCATTCACAGCAGCTACTTGCATTTGAAATACCCTTTGATGCTCAAGTGCAGAAAAGTGCACGATGGAGACTTGTCAGCACTCTCAATTATGCAAGCACATATCTTATTCCTTGTAACCACCCACCTCTATTCATCTTGAGTCTGCAGCTTGAATATTGCAGAAGGATTTTTACTCACTATTCTGTAAGGAATTGTGTCGCACCAGCATGGCATCCTTTTAGCCCTTATGATTGTTGAACGAACCTTTGAGCAGAAAATGGACCCAATGGCCAAAAGAAAGTGTGTTAATAATACAGGTTTACACTGCTTGGCTCCACCCTCGCCACATATGATGTGAAATTGCTGAATTTAGCAGAGCATATTTGCATACCAGCCCATAGCTCACAACTTAATTAGAATTTTCGCTTATTGTCCATGTTTGAGCTTACGTATTTTAATGTTACACAATCTGCTTTGAATTTCCCTTGTGTCCAAATCTGCTTTGAATTTGGGCGAAATGTAAGGCAGTCTAAAtcaatggtaaatggtaaatgaacctgtacttttctagtcttccgaccactcaaagcgctttaacactacatgacatcattcacccattcacacccattcatacacagatgggaggagccacctgcccatgaGGACTAGCTAAcgttcacacacattcacgcaccgtaaatgtgtgtgtatgctgcgggagcaattttggggttaagtgtcttgcccaaggacacaaggacccatggaaccgccgatcctctgattgaaggacgatgtgtgttttccttttcttactAAATCTTTTACCTCTTCTATGTGTCTCCATAGGTAACCGATAAGATGGCGGCCGGGGAAGCGACTGGGCACAGCTACCTGGTGGCTTGCTGGCAGCCCATTCTGATCCTGATGTTGGGCGTTGTGCTGTCTGGCTCCACTACAGGCTGTCCGTCTCGCTGCGAGTGCAATGTTCAAGAGCGTTCCGTGATGTGCCACCGCAAGAAGCTCATGACAGTTCCCGAGGGCATTCCTGCAGAAACCAAACTGCTGGACCTCAGCAAGAACCGCATCCGAACCATCAACCCAGACGAGTTTGCCAACTTTCCCAACCTCGAGCACCTGGAGCTCAGTGAAAACACGATCTCCACTATTGAACCTGGAGCGTTCAACAACCTTTACGGCTTGCGGACAATGGGTCTGCGTAGCAACAAGCTCAAGCTGATCCAGCTCGGTGTCTTCACTGGCCTGAGCAACCTCACACAGCTGGACATAAGTGAGAACAAGATTGTCATCCTGTTGGACTACATGTTCCAGGATTTGTACAACCTGCGATCTTTAGAGGTGGGTGATAACGACCTGGTTTTCATCTCTCACCGGGCTTTTCATGGCCTAAGTAGCCTTGAGCACCTGAGTCTTGAGAAGTGCAACTTGTCCTTTGTGCCAACAGAGGCCTTTACCCACCTCCACAGTTTGATCACGctcaggctccgcctcctcaaTATAAACGTCATACGGGATTATTCCTTCAAAAGGCTCTATCGACTGAAAGTGTTGGAAATAGCCAATTGGCCATATCTGGATACGATGACCCCAAATTGCTTATATGGATTAAATCTCACCTCCCTGACCATCGCAAATGCCAACCTGACCACAATTCCTTACGTAGCCTTGCGGCACTTGGTTTATTTGCGCTTTCTTAATGTTTCATACAACCCTATCCTAACCATTGAAGGGAATAAGCTCCATGATCTTTTGCGTCTGCAAGAATTTCATCTGGTAGGAGGAAGACTGGCAATGATTGAACCCTACTCTTTCCGTGGTTTAAACTACCTGAAGATTCTTAATGTGTCTGGAAACTCCCTTAGCACTTTAGAGGAGTCTGCTTTCCATTCAGTTGGCAACCTTGAAACCCTTGCCTTGTATGATAATCCCCTGGCCTGTGACTGCCGACTGTTATGGGTTTTCCGGCGACGCTGGAGACTGAACTTCAACAGGCAGCAGCCTACCTGTGCCTCCCCTGAGTTTGTCCAAGGTAAAGAATTCAAAGACTTCCCGGATGTCCTGCAGCCAAACTACTTCACCTGTCGCAAGTCTAGGATTAGAGATCGCAAACCCCAGCAGAAATTTGTTGACGAGGGAGCCATTGTTCATTTCGCTTGCCAAGCAGATGGAGATCCCGCCCCATTGATAATGTGGCTATCCCCACAGAAAAAGTTTATCACCACCAAGACAATTGGAAGGCTCTCCGTCTTGCCAGATGGCACCCTTGAGGTTCGCTATGCCCAGATTCAAGACAAtggtacatatgtgtgtgtagctaGCAACGCAGGAGGAAACGACACCTCCCTTGCTCATCTGCACATTCATAGCTACTCGCCTGACTGGCCACACCAGCCCAACAAGACCTTTGCCTTCATCTCAAACCAGCCCACAGAAACTGGCGCTAACGGTACAAGAGCCAATGCCCCTTTCCCCTTTGATATAAAGACGTTGATCATTGCAACCACGATGGGCTTCATCTCTTTCCTCGGCGTCGTCTTGTTTTGCCTggtcctgctcttcctctggaGCAGAGGTAAAGGCAACACCAAGCACAACATCGAGATCGAGTACGTGCCACGGAAATCGGACGCTGGCATGAGCAGCAGCACAGTGGATGCGCCTCGCAAGTTTAACATGAAAATGATTTAACAGAGCTGTggaattaatttgttttttggacaaaaataaaaacaagacaaaaagggaaaagaagacattttctttcccccccctcccccccttacAAACTGTGGATCCTGGTCTGTTAACAAAGACtgatatgttcttttttttcctgactgAAGCACTAGAGAGGAAGGCAATTCGTGACTTTTACAGGCGAGAGGGAATGAAAGCACATCCACTGCTACAGAGCATTGGTGGTTTCTACAAGGCCTGTGGGGGCATTAATCGAAAGTCAAATTTGTCATAAGCAGTTCATACTCCTGTGGATTTATACTGGAAAAAATGTatcgtaaaagaaaaaacacttcaaaCAGCCAGAATGCGAGGGGCAGATCATAGTTTGGCCAttgctgttttgtgtctgtatCTTTCATTtagtgtttgttctttttttcttgccaaGGTTAGATGTCAAGTTATGAATGAGATTTATATGGGTTGATGAGCACATTTATACAAAGTTGATGCATTCAAACAACATCATCATTATACTGTGTGCTACATATGGTCTGTTTTCTTTCCTAAAGTGATGATTGTTCTGTAATCCatcaaatgtacagtatatccgTGTCACAATatctgatttaaaaataaaaaaggggcaTCTTCCAGCAATTAGAAGAAATACATAACACAGTATGGCACAATTATATTATGGTGAATACAAAACTTTTGTGTTACGTACTATATAAAACTTAATTTCAATTTTACAGATACTAATTCATAGCCACCGTGTTGACCCAGAACGCACAATGACGGGGTAATTGTACGGTTTGAATTGGTCATTATGCGACGTGAAAAGTGGAATATACAAGTGCTCCGTAAATTACGTTGATTgagtacacaaacacatctgtgCAACCTTTACTATTGATACCAATTCTCACAACTGTATTAAGAAAAATAACGTTTTAATAGACAAATATAACAACATTTAGTCCTCGGAAACTAGCAGCAAATCCCGTTGCTTAATGTGGCTCTTAATGTTGGATTAAAACATTGCGGAAATGCTCAAATAAAGCATTTTACGTCCAGTATATGATAATAGTATCAGTGTCACTTATGCCTAATTTTCAGACAGTGCACACACATGGATTGAGGGTATGATACAGACGTAGATGTGAGATGTTGCTGATATGATGGGGCGCCGCACCAACAATACATTCAGCATCCATCCTACGGCTTTACCATCCAGTCGAAGCGGTTATCCCCGACTTTTAAAAATTGCATTTCAAAAAACCTATAATGTAATGCAATTATTTTGTGCTCAACATGATTGTGTGGAATACAAGTCGTGGTGCTCacgttttttaatatatatatgtatatatatatacatacatatatatatatatataatgtgctCCTCAAGCTGTAGAATAATTTCTTTCATTGTTGGTTATATTTTCTTGATTGTTTTTATGAAATCAAAGATTTATTTATGCCGATGCTCCCCATGTCAAAAGCCATGGAAATACTACTTTCCAGGATAATTTCCAGGTTTTGCTATTCCCCCGGAAATGTGCAATGTTTGTCAGGTGAAAAAGAACTGTGCATCGTCTGCTCCCGGTTGGTCCCTGCATACCCAATCTGAGGTGACagcctttttccttttccaagTACACACTGTGGACAGCTGGGCTTTgcaaacacgtgtgtgtgtgtgtgtgtgaggataaAGGCTAAGTTATTTATGATGGATGACATTACAGACAACGACGCAGTAATGGGGCTCGAAGTATGGACAGAATATGCAGATGGTTGGAGTGACACAGATGGTTTCACCCATGGAGCAATCTGAAGCAGCTTTGGTGTAATCCGTTTTGCAtataggaagaagaagagaaaaaaaaaaaatcactggaTATGGCTCATGGTTCTCCCTCTTGCTGATTATGAATGCTCTCTTTGTTCAAAGTGTGGCTACTGTATTTAGCCTTTTTTGATCCCGAGTGACAGCGGGtatctgtttttttgttcctgttataactttttttgttattttttttttttataattttgaCCCTGGACTATATTGAACATGTAGTCAAAGCCAACTTTTTACaaaaacgaaaaaaaagaagaaaaaaaatatatactaaaAAAGAAATCTATGGAAAATACATTCAAATTGTTCTGTGCAATAAAGGTAAtatgcagattttttttgtttttttttaattaacaaaaTTTCGTTGATGTTGAATTGTTGAGAATATGGTATGTTGTATTAAACAATCTATGGACTTTTTTAAACATACGATGGTCTTATCTTGATTTTAAAGTAGTACGGACTTCACGGTGTTAAAACCAAAAAATAACAGCTGCATATGTTGGATATGGGTTTGGATAATATTGGTTTGTACCAATCACACAACAACTACTTTTCTAGGTGTTGAGATATATGGCGGTGCAAACTCACTATTGGAGAATGATGACGACATTGTATATATATCACTTACAGGAGCTTGTAAGCTGGTGAAGTCTCATGTATCTTGATACAATGTTTCTCTTCATTAATACAGATTTattaaagtgaaatatataaaaatatccCTTTAATGCATTCCTTTGCTATCTTATTTTTTCAATGACCAAATAATCTATTCATAATGTAATTTCTTTAATTGAATGCCTCATTAAATGATGATGCAGACCGCAAGTTAATTTAATATCATATGTTTCAGCGCTAATTACTTGTTTACACCGCTTTGCTCTTTCACTCATTCCCTTCTCTGGCGCCGAAACTTTAATTAACCACCATTCGTAAAGGATCATTTAGATATTTCTGAGTTCACGCTGCGCAAttttaaaagagagaatatTAGTAAAGTAATTAGTAAActtccaaatgaaaaaaaaaaaaagtaagtgcGACATTGAACACTTAGGTTACCCCTTTGAAGGTTATGGGGAATGACCGGGGATGCGAGTAGGACAGCCCAGTTTAATAAAACATGGTGCTGCTCTGCATTGAGTTTGGATCTCTGTCCCATTCCTTTTCATTCCACATCCTTGCTTAGGGCTCCAAGGGGACTTTTGATGTTCCCCCCCAAGCTGTATGTGCATGCTCATTGGTCTTCTGACTTGAAAACAGACAggcacaggaaggaggagagaaactATTCTTGAGAGGTCTCAGAGCCCACGGGGAGTAATGGGAGACATCCATTGTATTTGTTCCTCAGATATTAAGATATGTGCTTAAATTTCTAGGTCAGGTAACAGGCTTGACAGATTTCTGACGCCGCGGTGAAGTCACCTCTCCTAAACTGAGCGTGAAAACGCAGACACACCTCTGGGTGTTTCTTGCACTCATCCAAATCCATCTGCTTAATGGCATTTGGGATACAAATGCATGTCGggcaaatacaaatatgaatttTTCTCTCGGCGGTGCctgtcacaataaaagcatcaggcgcctaaaataaaaagcaagtcatttgagatttttttttttgatgtggAGTATAGACTCATGTTTGTATCTATATCAAAGCCCTCGTTTCGGTATATGATTCCACAGCATACCTACGATATCTAATGCTGCGTTCCAGGCAACTCGGAGGTGGCAATTTTCCCAGTTGAAATTgtcaacaacataaacaacgggtgaaaaaaccccaaaaaacatgGCTGACCATGACAATTCTTTTAATGTCTTTCCCAAATAAGATAACTTTCGGGGATTGTTTAATGTAACCAGCTAACTAGTAACATGGCAATACATATTTTGCCATGGATTTGCATGTTTTATTAGATGATGGTATGTATTGATTTGATTAAATACAAGCAAATATACTTTACATTGCCATTTACAATGTTGCGTGACATCAAGGTACATTTATGTATCCAGGAAGATGGATTTGAAGCCAATTTAGAAATAGGAACTCTAATGATTAGTAGCGTGtactttttaataacatttattataaataattaatagAAACTCTAATTAATAACCTAATTAATAGGTTAAATATATCACACTTATTTGTTTCTACATGGACGGCCAATGCAATCATTTCATGAATGGCACAATATGTTACTGGACTGCAGCATATTAACAtattaattctttatttttagagGTATTTTGCGCCAAAATAATGATTTTGCAAGTTGCCATTTACTTGAACTTTACATATAATTTGTGTTGCTCTCGCTCATCCATTCATATGATTTAAACATCATGTTCAGTATTTCATCTTTCATGTTATCACACCACACCACGGCTACTTCTTGCTTTTGACAAATCCCAGAGGCGGAGCAGTGCGCTGGAgaccagaaacacaacaacaacaacaacaacaacaaagtaggAGCGTCTCTCGAAAATCGAAGCCGGCAACGTCCTCTCGGAAGTGAGTAGCAACGCGTCGGCTTCTGAAAGACGTTGACTGAATTCCTCTCTTCAGGATTGTCTGCAAAAGTGGCCATGACACTTTATTTTGTTACCGCCGTCCGCTGACTGAATGATGAGGCGAAGAGGCGAAGAGGCGAAGAGGCGAAGAGGCGAAGAGGCGACCGCACGAGGCAGACAGCAGCCCGGAGAAACCGACTTGAGTGCCTCACCAGCAACAGCAGGCTCTACAGCCATCgcggaaatatatatataaacgtgaattaatgaagggaaaaaaaaacacatatgcATACTTGTTTCTGAATAATTAGCTATATAATATGCCATAAAACTACCATAAAGTATAGCGTGTGGAGATTTTCTCGTATGAACGTGACAATTGCACCCTACTTGAGCGGATCGCTAATATTCCAAATTTGActaatgatgtttttttttaactcatctCAAAATATCCATGATTACCATATGATCTGCGCAACAGTaacgttttttttcctggtGGTGCGTTGTCTATTTATATTCGCGACATAATATTCAGAatattcatttttcatttaatgtgCTTTAAGTTGAATAGAGGGTGAGTCTTTGATCCTTCTGGGTTCAGGGGTTTATGTCTGGTGTGGTTCCCATGAGGGGACTTAGCGGTTGCTTTGATGTTAAGCAGGCACTTCTGCATAGTCAATAAACACTTCCTCGAGCCCTGCTGCTgcataaaaagaaagaataatgaaaaaaaaaccccaaaaaacagcCACCTGACTCCCCTCCGCTGTGCTCGCTTTTGACTGCTTTGCTATTGTCGTACCGCCTTGGCTAGCTCGTGGCTATCGAGGCGCGCGCCAGGATGCAGTCCAAATAAAAGGCGATCTGTCAAGGCCCAATTTTTCTGCCTGGGCCATATGCCACAGTCCATGTCTCTGTAGGCAACTCAATCTACCctccttatttatttaacaacCCCATGAAAGAGTCATGAGTTCccaattagaaaaaaaaaaaaaaaaaaaaattgcgaCAGCCAAAAAGGCCGCATCTGCCTGCTATTAAAACCATCTTTTGGGCCGCATGCTAAAACCAACTCACTGCTGGCAAATGTCAATACCGAAGCTATAATTTGGgctcgctttaaaaaaaatgggtgCAGCAGATTGTTTGAGGGCAGATGTATTACCAAGGTGATCTGGGCAATTATTATCAAGGTAAGGGGAGTGAAGAGGTAAGGGGGCGATCCATCCAATAGTGCTTTAAATTCCCCGCGTGTAGGGCCTGAATATGCCGGTGTGAAATAATTAAGAGCTCAGTTGTTGTTTCACCTTGAAGTGGCCAACCCGTGTGCAAATAATTTGGCTTCTGCCTACCTCAAGGACAGCGGGGCAGGAGGGGCAGGCGGGGCAGGTGGGGCAGGTGGGGCAGGTGGGGCAGGAGGGGCAGGTGGGCCAGGAGGGGCAGGTGGGGCAGGTGGGGCAGGAGGGGCAGGTGGGGCAGGCGGGGCAGGCGGGGCAGGCGGGGCAGGTGGGGCAGGAGGGGCAGGCGGGGCAGGTGGGGCAGGAGGGGCAGGTGGGGCAGGAGGGGCAGGTGGGGCAGGCGGGGCAGGAGGGGCAGGTGGGCCAGGTGGGGCAGGTGTGGCAGGAGGGGCAGGAGGGGCAGGCGGGGCAGGAGAGGCAGGTGGGGCAGGAGGGGCAGGTGGGGCAGGTGGGGCAGGTGGGGCAGGAGGGGCAGGCGGGGCAGGAGAGGCAGGTGGGGCAGGAGGGGCAGGTGGGGCAGGAGGGGCAGGAGGGGCAGGTGCCGTGGCAAGATAGACGATGGCATCTGATGAAAACAGCACAGCCGGGCCGCTGCTCCCATTTATTAGCATTGTTTCAAGATATGTGCAGGTGAGTATgggttttcatttttcattattcCCCGTCCGTCCGCCTTGtgattgtctgtctgtgtcgttCTTCCAGAGGCCCGACCTCCATGTTGTCTCAGCGATGTTGAAGGTTCATCAtgtgcaacaaaacaacaacaaaaaaacacacacaaaaaatgacaTGATCCGTAGGAGCAAATTCCAACATGTTGAGACATTTTTTCTCTTAGTTTGGTCGGTGTTGATGTGCTTTGTGTTTGGATTTTACATTCCTGAATTATGGAAAATAAGCTTTTCTGTATATTAATGGGCCAGTCCagcatttttttattccataaaaagGAGGTGGACCTGAAACAGACCGATCAAAACGAGAAAGATATGCTCCCTTTTAGCGTAATAAAACTGTATCCTGCATCTTAAATGTATAGACATCACatacaacaaaactgcattgGTCAGTAACATTTCAGATTTTCCGTTGTTTGACCACAAATACATTACTAATCATAGTCATGAGTCTGCGTATGGATGGAaggttaaaacaaacaacagggtTGATCTTGAAAACCATAATGCAGTTCAAGGGCATTTTTGTtacccccctcccttcctgctCAAAGGGTGATGTCACTTGTCAGTCAAATTAAATCAGATTTGACTATTTCAGAGAGTAAGAAGTACAGTAGGTATTGGGCTAGTCAATATTTATAGTAAACCTAATATGTGTTATACATTCAAGACAAGCAGATCATGTGCAAAGATCGATCTAAGGATACAGGGGGCCGGATTTTAAAGCCCCttcaggcaaatttgtgatttttcttctttttttttttttaaaggcaataCCTCAAGGCTATTTAATTCTCAGGCCTGGACACTAATAGTTTAGTCTATTGAGCAGCTCACTGATCAATTTGAGATATTGACTCACTCGGATGTTCCGTGAGTAACCTTCACGAGTGTGTTGCAGAGTCGGCAAGACGGGCAATATTTAAGGCCGCCTCCGCTCAATGAAGATCCATTGGTCCCGAGGGGAATGGGatcaaaacagaaagaaaacaatgctATCGGTTTGACTAATTGCATTAAATGAAGATAATGTTACGGTA
Above is a genomic segment from Cyclopterus lumpus isolate fCycLum1 chromosome 6, fCycLum1.pri, whole genome shotgun sequence containing:
- the lingo1a gene encoding leucine-rich repeat and immunoglobulin-like domain-containing nogo receptor-interacting protein 1, which codes for MAAGEATGHSYLVACWQPILILMLGVVLSGSTTGCPSRCECNVQERSVMCHRKKLMTVPEGIPAETKLLDLSKNRIRTINPDEFANFPNLEHLELSENTISTIEPGAFNNLYGLRTMGLRSNKLKLIQLGVFTGLSNLTQLDISENKIVILLDYMFQDLYNLRSLEVGDNDLVFISHRAFHGLSSLEHLSLEKCNLSFVPTEAFTHLHSLITLRLRLLNINVIRDYSFKRLYRLKVLEIANWPYLDTMTPNCLYGLNLTSLTIANANLTTIPYVALRHLVYLRFLNVSYNPILTIEGNKLHDLLRLQEFHLVGGRLAMIEPYSFRGLNYLKILNVSGNSLSTLEESAFHSVGNLETLALYDNPLACDCRLLWVFRRRWRLNFNRQQPTCASPEFVQGKEFKDFPDVLQPNYFTCRKSRIRDRKPQQKFVDEGAIVHFACQADGDPAPLIMWLSPQKKFITTKTIGRLSVLPDGTLEVRYAQIQDNGTYVCVASNAGGNDTSLAHLHIHSYSPDWPHQPNKTFAFISNQPTETGANGTRANAPFPFDIKTLIIATTMGFISFLGVVLFCLVLLFLWSRGKGNTKHNIEIEYVPRKSDAGMSSSTVDAPRKFNMKMI